ATTTCGTGTCGTCTTCCAAGGAACGGATCGAGCAGGCAAAGGAAGAATGGCGCACCGGACGCTTCGATATCGTCCCCGGAGACGAAGAAGAGTTCGTGCCTTTGCCTTGAGCGGGGAATCCTATAGAAGCGCGGCAGATAACACTTGAAAAAGCCGCCTTTCCTCTCAATGTGAGAGAAAACGCAGGCTCCCGGACGCGAGAGCAGAAAAGGCCAGTTCCGTGACTTCTACCCCGAATACGCCCCTTCTGGACCAGGTGAACTGGCCCGCTGATTTGCGCAGGATCGACGATCGCGAACTGCCGCAACTCGCCCGTGAAGTGCGTGACGAGATGATTGATGCGGTTTCCAAGACCGGCGGCCATCTGGGTGCGGGGCTGGGCGTGGTGGAGCTGACCATCGCCATCCACAAGGTTTTCAATACGCCGGATGACCGGCTGATCTTCGATGTCGGCCACCAGTGCTACCCGCACAAGATCCTGACCGGACGCCGTGACCGCATTCGTACGCTGCGGCAGGAAGACGGCCTTTCCGGCTTCACCAAACGGGCGGAGAGCGAATACGACCCGTTTGGCGCGGCCCATTCCTCCACCTCCATTTCGGCAGGCCTTGGCATGGCGGTGGCGGCTGATCTTTCGGCCACGCCGCGCAACGTGATTGCCGTGATCGGTGATGGCGCGCTTTCCGCTGGCATGGCCTATGAGGCGCTGAACAATGCGGGCGCTCTGGATGCGCGGCTGATCGTCATTCTCAACGATAACGACATGTCGATTGCGCCGCCTACCGGGGCGATGAGCGCCTATCTGGCCCGCCTGGCCTCTGGCCGCACCTACATGGGCTTCCGCGAATTCGGCAAGAAGCTGACCGCCTATCTGGGCAAGAATGTCGACCGCGCCATTACCCGCGCCGTGGAGCATGCGCGCGGCTATGTGACCGGCGGCACCATGTTCGAGGAAATGGGCTTTTACCACATTGGCCCGATCGACGGGCATTCCTTCGAACACCTGCTGCCCGTGTTGCGCAATGTGCGCGACAATGCCAAGGGCCCGGTTCTGATCCACGTCGTGACGCAGAAGGGCAAAGGCTATCCCCCGGCGGAAGCGGCAGCCGACAAATATCACGGCGTCAACAAGTTCGATGTGATTACCGGCACGCAGGCGAAGGCGAAACCAAACGCGCCTGCCTATACATCCGTGTTTGCCGAAGCGCTGGTGCAGGAAGCAAAGCTGGACGAGAAGATCGTCGGCATCACCGCGGCCATGCCATCGGGCACCGGCCTCGACAAGTTGCAGAACCTGTTTCCCGAACGCACCTTCGATGTGGGCATTGCCGAGCAACATGCGGTGACCTTTGCCGCCGGTCTCGCCGCCGAAGGCTACAAGCCTTTCTGCGCGCTCTATTCCACCTTCCTGCAACGTGGTTACGATCAGGTGGTGCACGATGTGGCGATCCAGGGTCTGCCCGTGCGCTTCCCCATTGACCGCGCCGGTTTCGTGGGTGCCGATGGTCCCACGCATGCGGGTTCGTTTGATACTGGCTTCCTCGCCTCCCTCCCCGGCTTCGTGGTGATGGCTGCAGCTGACGAGGCGGAGCTGAAACACATGGTACGCACGGCTGCCGCCTACAATGACGGCCCGATTTCCTTCCGCTATCCGCGCGGCGAAGGCGTGGGCGTGGACATGCCGGAGCGCGGCGAAATTCTCGAGATCGGCAAGGGCCGCGTGATGAAGCAGGGTACGAAGGTTGCGCTGCTTTCCTTCGGCACACGCCTTGCCGACTGTCTGCTGGCGGCGGAAGACCTCGACGCCGCGGGTCTTTCAACCACGGTTGTGGATGCGCGCTTTGCCAAGCCGCTGGATCACGACCTCATCCGCCAGCTTGCCCGCCACCACGAGATTGTGGTGACGGTTGAAGAAGGCGCAATCGGCGGCTTCGGCTCCCAGGTCATGCACTTCCTCGCCAATGATGGACTGCTGGACAGCGGCCTCAAAATCCGTTCGCTGGTGCTGCCTGATCTCTGGATGGATCAGGCCAAGCCGGAAACCATGTATGCCAAGGCAGGCCTCGACCGCGCCGGCATCGTGAAAACCGTGTTCGACGCGCTGGGCCGTGGGGCGAAGGTGGGTGCGGCTGGGTGAGGTGTGCCTATTTTAATCGGATCAGAATTTAGGCAACGCGAACGACGGGTTTGGAACTTAGGTACCAAAGGCGGCGGGTTTAAGTTTCCCAGATTTTAGCAGAAATTGCAGCGTGTAAGCGACAGAAAGGGCGTCGTCCAACGCATCATGTCTCTTCAAATCTGGGTGCTCAAGACCGTAATAGCTTGCCAACTTGCTGCTGGGAGTTCTTGCCAAGTCCTCAAAAGGCATCCCAGCTGCAAGCAATAGTTTGACTGCGTTATCGAACCGGAACGCTGGAATAGGTGGTTGAATACCCTCAACGTAGCAACTGATTGCAACCATGTTGAGTTCGTCTTTTCCCCATGACCAGAAATTTGCGCCATCAGAAAAGCGGTCAAGACTATCCAGCGCTGCCGCTAGAGGCTTGCCGTCTGCGTTGATCTGCTCTTCGGTGATACCGGTCAGATCTGTGAAAAATCCGTCAATTGGATAACGAGCACCATGCCGGTCATGGGGCTTTACGTACGCTTTAAAGGTCTCCAATATCGGGAACCCATCATCGAGACCAATTTTCACTGCCCCGATCTGCGCAATGACGGGATCGGGATCAATAGCCGCGCACCAGAATCGGCTTTGGGAACCTTTGACGCAGAGAAACTCGCAATCGAATATGATAGCTGTTTTCACGCGTTTCTCCTCGCAGAAGTGATCTTACGAGGAAACTACTTGCATTTGTCGGCTTGGCAACGTCGGAGTTTTGCACCTAATTGCGGTATACTGACACTCCGTCGCTACTGCTGCAACGGCGGGTTTGAGACCAAAAACAATATATCGAGATCCTTTTCCGGCCAGAAATCGGTCTTCTCCAACACGAAGGTGGTGGGGCCGGTTTTCTTGATGCCATCGGCGCAGAGGCTGAGGTAATTGTCGGGCTTGCCCTTGTCGATGGTCAGCTTGAACTTGGAGATCGAGCCGCCCCAGTTTGCGCCGGTTTTCAGCACGTAGGAGAGCCAGCTCTCCGTGTAGTAGGGTCCACCTGAGCGGGATGCCTTTTCCAGCTTCATCGCCGTCTTCAGAAAGGCGTCGTCGATGCAGTAACGGTCCTTGTAGCTCGCATAGGTCTCGTTGGTCTTGCCTTCGCTCAGGAACGATATGGCGACCGTGCCGCCGACGCTCGGCTTGTAGCGATGGCTGACCCGCACCGGCTTCTTGGCCGGGAAAGTGGTTTTCCAGTAATAGACCGATTGCAGGGTCCACATCGGCGTGTAGACAGTCTGCATCCCCTGCCCTGCATCGAAGGTATCGGCATAGACGAGGCCTTTGCTTTCCCAATCCTTCAGGGTTTCCGGCGGCAGCGCCTTCAGCGCTTCGAGCGTCTTGTCTGCATAGGGGCGGAACGGAACCTTGCTGGCTTTCAGCAGATCCGTGTAATCGACGGAGAGCGCGCTGACACGCTGCTGCAACTGCGGCGTGATCGCCTTGCCGTCCTGCGTCACGGAGAAGCCAAGGAAGTTATCGGTCTCGTAATCCGGGATTGCCACGTTGCTATCGGGACGGGCCGTAATATCCGGCATGGGAAAGGCGATGATGCTTTCGATATCCTTGTCGCCACTGTTCTGGAAGACATAGTCAACGCGCACTTCGTCCATGGAAAGGAACAGGTTTTCCTCGACCATCGAAACATCGGTACTGATGACATAGGCCAGGCCGCCCGTGCGCAGTTCCGCCATCGTATCATTGGCGAGCGCGGGTGCGGCCAGGCAAAGCGCCGCCACGGTTGCAAGAAGCAGATGTTTCATGATCGGGTCCCCTCAGATTACCGGGGAACTTAGCGCGGCATGGATTTTACCGGAAGGGCGTCAAATGCGAAAAAGGGCCGCTTTCGCAGCCCCTCAGACTGCTGACAATCTTGCCTACCAGCCGCGACGTCATTGTCGGCCTTGTGCCGAGAATCTACTGAAGTCCAATAAAATCAATCTGTTGTGGATGCTCGGGACAAGCCCGAGCATGACGGAAGACTGCGGAAAACCCTTTGTCAACACATTGAAGGGGCCGCTTTCGCAGCCCCTTCCGGATGTCTCATCCATGAGGATTGATCAGAACTCTTCCCAGTTATCCTGAGACGGTTTGGCCTGCGGTGCGCCGCCGCCAAATGCCTTGGCCAGCGTGTTGTGCAATGCATTGGCGGGCGAAGCTTTCGGGCGCGAAGTGGTTGTGGCCGCAACGGGACCACGGCCAATGGCGGGACGTGCAGCAGGCCTTGCCGCTGCGTGTGGCGCTGGCTGTGCCACAGATGCGGGCTTGGCGCTGGCGGCAGGGGCGGCAGAAGCGCTTGCGTTGAAGGAAGAGCGCGCGGCACCGTTTGCAGGCGTTCCCAACTTGAACTGGCGCAGCAACTCGTCCAGCGAACTGGCTTCGCGGGCAAGCGAATGGCTGGCTGCCGTCTGCTCTTCCACCATGGCCGCGTTCTGCTGGGTGTTGTGGTCCATGGCGGAAATCGCCTGATTGATTTCCTGAAGACCAAGCGACTGCTCCCGCGTCGAGGTGACAATCGCCTTGATGTTGTCGTTGATTTCCTGAACCTCGACAACGATGGCCTGGAGTGCCTCGCCGGTTTCACCAACGAGCGCCACACCTGCATCCACCTGCTGGCTGGATGTGGTCAGAAGCGTCTTGATTTCGCGGGCCGCATTGGCGGAGCGCTGGGCCAGCTCGCGCACTTCCTGCGCAACGACCGCAAAGCCCTTTCCGGCCTCACCGGCACGCGCTGCCTCGACACCCGCGTTCAGAGCCAGAAGGTTGGTCTGGAAGGCAATATCATCGATGACACTGATGATATTGTTGATTTCGCTGGATGATTTGGAGATGCCCTCCATAGCGGATACGGCACGGCGCACGACTTCGCCCGAACGCTCGGCCCCCACGCGCGCCCGCTCGATGCGCTGGCCGACATCCTCGGCGCGCTTGGCGGAATCCTTGACGGTCGTGGTGACTTCCTCGATGGCGGCAGCCGTTTGTTCGACAGAGGCAGCCTGACGCTCCGTGCGCTTGGCGAGATCGTCCGTCGCGGAACGAATTTCGGCAGCACCGGCATTGATGGCAGAGGCGTTGTGACCGACGCTTTCCAGAGCGCCCTGGAGTTTTGCGAGCGCCTGGTTGAAGTCCACACGCAGGCGATCCAGATGATCGGCAAAGGGATTGTTGAGGCGGTAGGCGACATCGCCATCCGCCAGCTTGACCAGTCCTTCGGCCAGCGAATTCATGGCGAACTCGATTTCTGCCGTTTCGCGCGCCTTGCGGGCATCATTATCCTGACGCTCGCGATCCGAGGTCAGGCGGATACGGTCCGTTTCGGATGCAAGCCGCAGTTTCTCGACCGCCGCATCCTTGAACACGGCAACGGCCTTGGCCATCTGGCCCACTTCATCGCCGCGATCGAGTGCCGGAACCTTGATCTCATGGTTGCCGTTTGCCAGTTCCGTCATGGCGCTCGTCATGCCAACGATTGGCGTCACAATCGCGCGAGACAAGAGCCAGATGAGCAGCGTTGCAATGAGACCCGCTACGCCGCCACCGATAATCAAGGTCCAGAGAACGGCTTCATGAGCAGATTGCTGCTGTGCAATCATGCCGTTCTTGAAGGCCTGCGCCTCAGCGCGGACCTTGGCTGCTGCCTTTCGGAAATCTGCCAGCTGCGCGGTGCTTTCCCCAGCTTTTGTGTCAGCGACGGTGCCTTTGGCCTGATAGGCCTTCACCTGCGGCTCGACCACGTCCTTGTTGAAGGCATCCGCTGCGCTGCGCATCTGCTGCAAGCCAGTCAGAATGCCTGTTTGCCCAACCGCCAGCTTTTGTACGGCATCCAGAGCCGCAATGGTCGCGGAACGCTGGGCGCTGATGCTGGCCAGCATTTCTGCATTGCCGGAGATAAGGTATCCGCGCAGAGCCAGAGCCTGTTCCAGCTGCGCTTCTGACGCGGCAGCCACAATGGTGTCTGCCTCTTGCGCCACGACCAGAGCACCGGACGCTTGCGACGATTTGAGGCCCTGCCAATAAACAACGGCAGAGGCGCAGCCACAGACAAACATCAGGGCGAGGAATGTCGAAATGATTTTCTTACTGATGGACAGGTCTCGGAATGACATCGGGTACCGCTTTCGAACAGCAATATGCATAGCCTTACAGAATCGCAGTTGAGTTAATATTGC
The window above is part of the Rhizobium rhizoryzae genome. Proteins encoded here:
- a CDS encoding DUF4424 domain-containing protein, coding for MKHLLLATVAALCLAAPALANDTMAELRTGGLAYVISTDVSMVEENLFLSMDEVRVDYVFQNSGDKDIESIIAFPMPDITARPDSNVAIPDYETDNFLGFSVTQDGKAITPQLQQRVSALSVDYTDLLKASKVPFRPYADKTLEALKALPPETLKDWESKGLVYADTFDAGQGMQTVYTPMWTLQSVYYWKTTFPAKKPVRVSHRYKPSVGGTVAISFLSEGKTNETYASYKDRYCIDDAFLKTAMKLEKASRSGGPYYTESWLSYVLKTGANWGGSISKFKLTIDKGKPDNYLSLCADGIKKTGPTTFVLEKTDFWPEKDLDILFLVSNPPLQQ
- a CDS encoding 3'-5' exonuclease, which codes for MKTAIIFDCEFLCVKGSQSRFWCAAIDPDPVIAQIGAVKIGLDDGFPILETFKAYVKPHDRHGARYPIDGFFTDLTGITEEQINADGKPLAAALDSLDRFSDGANFWSWGKDELNMVAISCYVEGIQPPIPAFRFDNAVKLLLAAGMPFEDLARTPSSKLASYYGLEHPDLKRHDALDDALSVAYTLQFLLKSGKLKPAAFGT
- a CDS encoding methyl-accepting chemotaxis protein — protein: MSFRDLSISKKIISTFLALMFVCGCASAVVYWQGLKSSQASGALVVAQEADTIVAAASEAQLEQALALRGYLISGNAEMLASISAQRSATIAALDAVQKLAVGQTGILTGLQQMRSAADAFNKDVVEPQVKAYQAKGTVADTKAGESTAQLADFRKAAAKVRAEAQAFKNGMIAQQQSAHEAVLWTLIIGGGVAGLIATLLIWLLSRAIVTPIVGMTSAMTELANGNHEIKVPALDRGDEVGQMAKAVAVFKDAAVEKLRLASETDRIRLTSDRERQDNDARKARETAEIEFAMNSLAEGLVKLADGDVAYRLNNPFADHLDRLRVDFNQALAKLQGALESVGHNASAINAGAAEIRSATDDLAKRTERQAASVEQTAAAIEEVTTTVKDSAKRAEDVGQRIERARVGAERSGEVVRRAVSAMEGISKSSSEINNIISVIDDIAFQTNLLALNAGVEAARAGEAGKGFAVVAQEVRELAQRSANAAREIKTLLTTSSQQVDAGVALVGETGEALQAIVVEVQEINDNIKAIVTSTREQSLGLQEINQAISAMDHNTQQNAAMVEEQTAASHSLAREASSLDELLRQFKLGTPANGAARSSFNASASAAPAASAKPASVAQPAPHAAARPAARPAIGRGPVAATTTSRPKASPANALHNTLAKAFGGGAPQAKPSQDNWEEF
- the dxs gene encoding 1-deoxy-D-xylulose-5-phosphate synthase, encoding MTSTPNTPLLDQVNWPADLRRIDDRELPQLAREVRDEMIDAVSKTGGHLGAGLGVVELTIAIHKVFNTPDDRLIFDVGHQCYPHKILTGRRDRIRTLRQEDGLSGFTKRAESEYDPFGAAHSSTSISAGLGMAVAADLSATPRNVIAVIGDGALSAGMAYEALNNAGALDARLIVILNDNDMSIAPPTGAMSAYLARLASGRTYMGFREFGKKLTAYLGKNVDRAITRAVEHARGYVTGGTMFEEMGFYHIGPIDGHSFEHLLPVLRNVRDNAKGPVLIHVVTQKGKGYPPAEAAADKYHGVNKFDVITGTQAKAKPNAPAYTSVFAEALVQEAKLDEKIVGITAAMPSGTGLDKLQNLFPERTFDVGIAEQHAVTFAAGLAAEGYKPFCALYSTFLQRGYDQVVHDVAIQGLPVRFPIDRAGFVGADGPTHAGSFDTGFLASLPGFVVMAAADEAELKHMVRTAAAYNDGPISFRYPRGEGVGVDMPERGEILEIGKGRVMKQGTKVALLSFGTRLADCLLAAEDLDAAGLSTTVVDARFAKPLDHDLIRQLARHHEIVVTVEEGAIGGFGSQVMHFLANDGLLDSGLKIRSLVLPDLWMDQAKPETMYAKAGLDRAGIVKTVFDALGRGAKVGAAG